A genomic segment from Bradyrhizobium diazoefficiens USDA 110 encodes:
- a CDS encoding oleate hydratase, with product MYYTSGNYEAFARPRKPAGVDSKTAWFVGSGLAALSGAAFLIRDGQLRGDRITILERQTVPGGALDGCQDPERGFVIRGGREMEDHFECLWDLFRSIPSLELEGASVLDEFYWLNKDDPNYTLRRATVKQGQDAHTDGLFTLSEQAQKELIALFLATRKQMETKRIDEVFGRDFFNSNFWLYWRTMFAFEEWHSALEMKLYLHRFIHHIGGLPDFSTLKFTKYNQYESLVLPLSKWLLAQGVNFRYGVGVTDIDFDIKRGRKQATAIRWLENGIEGSLIIGADDLVFMTIGSLTENSDMGDHHTAARLNEGPAPAWDLWRRIAAKDAAFGRPNVFCGNIPASKWESATITTLDKRIPAYIRKIAKRDPFSGKVVTGGIVTVKDSSWLLSWTTNRQPHFKRQPSDQVVVWVYSLFVDKAGDYVRKPMQDCTGEEITQEWLYHLGVPVASIPELAAGAAKTVPVMMPYVTSFFMPRQAGDRPDVVPKDAVNFAFIGQFAESGERDCIFTTEYSVRTAMEAVYILLKIERGVPEVFNSTYDIRKLLAAMGRLRDGNEIEIPGPAFLRELILKKIEATELGELLNKYHLR from the coding sequence ATGTATTACACCAGTGGAAATTACGAAGCTTTTGCTCGGCCCCGCAAACCCGCCGGCGTGGATAGCAAGACAGCATGGTTCGTTGGTTCGGGGTTGGCTGCGCTCTCCGGCGCGGCCTTCTTGATCCGCGACGGGCAGTTGCGTGGCGACCGTATCACCATCCTCGAACGACAGACGGTTCCGGGGGGCGCGTTGGACGGTTGTCAGGATCCGGAAAGGGGATTCGTGATTCGAGGTGGTAGAGAGATGGAGGATCATTTCGAGTGTCTCTGGGATCTGTTTCGTTCGATCCCATCGCTCGAACTTGAAGGCGCCAGCGTGCTCGATGAGTTTTACTGGCTGAACAAGGATGATCCGAACTACACACTACGGCGGGCGACGGTGAAGCAGGGGCAGGATGCCCATACCGATGGCCTCTTCACACTGAGCGAACAGGCCCAGAAAGAGCTGATTGCCCTTTTTCTTGCCACTCGTAAGCAGATGGAGACCAAGCGCATCGACGAAGTGTTCGGAAGAGATTTCTTCAACAGCAATTTCTGGCTCTATTGGCGGACCATGTTCGCCTTTGAAGAATGGCATTCAGCCCTCGAGATGAAACTTTATCTGCATCGATTCATCCACCATATCGGCGGCCTGCCGGATTTCAGTACGCTGAAGTTTACCAAATACAATCAATATGAATCGCTCGTTCTGCCGTTATCCAAATGGCTGTTGGCGCAAGGCGTCAACTTTCGCTACGGGGTCGGAGTCACCGATATCGATTTCGACATAAAGCGTGGCCGCAAGCAAGCCACAGCCATCCGCTGGCTGGAGAATGGCATTGAGGGCAGTCTCATTATTGGCGCCGACGATCTTGTTTTCATGACGATCGGGTCGCTGACCGAAAACTCGGACATGGGGGACCATCACACGGCCGCCAGGCTCAACGAAGGACCGGCGCCCGCCTGGGATCTGTGGCGGCGTATTGCGGCCAAAGATGCGGCCTTTGGACGCCCAAATGTCTTTTGCGGCAATATTCCTGCAAGCAAATGGGAATCGGCGACGATCACGACCCTGGACAAACGCATTCCAGCATACATCCGCAAGATCGCCAAACGCGATCCGTTCAGCGGCAAGGTTGTCACAGGAGGCATCGTTACGGTGAAAGATTCGAGCTGGTTGCTCAGTTGGACCACAAATCGCCAGCCGCATTTCAAGCGCCAGCCCAGCGATCAAGTCGTCGTCTGGGTCTATTCGCTATTCGTCGATAAAGCCGGCGACTACGTGAGGAAACCGATGCAAGATTGTACGGGCGAGGAAATCACGCAAGAATGGCTTTATCACCTCGGTGTGCCGGTTGCGAGTATACCGGAACTCGCCGCTGGGGCCGCCAAGACGGTCCCGGTGATGATGCCCTACGTCACTTCCTTCTTCATGCCGCGGCAGGCGGGCGACCGGCCAGATGTTGTGCCGAAAGATGCGGTCAATTTCGCCTTCATCGGCCAGTTCGCGGAGTCGGGTGAACGGGATTGTATCTTCACGACGGAATACTCCGTTCGGACCGCGATGGAAGCCGTGTATATCCTCCTCAAGATTGAACGTGGCGTGCCCGAGGTATTCAACTCGACCTATGATATTCGCAAGCTGCTTGCAGCAATGGGTAGACTGCGCGACGGCAATGAAATTGAGATCCCGGGACCTGCGTTCCTGCGCGAGCTCATTCTAAAAAAGATTGAAGCGACTGAGCTTGGCGAACTACTCAATAAATATCACCTGAGGTGA
- a CDS encoding glucose 1-dehydrogenase — MGRVSEKVILVTGGAQGMGAAHARLLVAEGAKVVITDILDNEGATFAAELGPSAIYVRQDVAQPGEWCQAIAAAEGKFGAVHGLVNNAGIASMAPIERFPLEQWEKTLAVNLTGVFLGMQTALPAMRRAGGGSIVNISSVEGMRGSPGLHAYVASKFGVRGITKSAALEAAASGVRINSIHPGFINTRMTENIDLSSFPIPLARPAEPQEVSQAVLFLLSDESSYLTGSEIVVDGGLTIGVPQKGQAVENIF; from the coding sequence ATGGGACGTGTGAGCGAAAAAGTCATTTTGGTAACCGGCGGGGCTCAAGGGATGGGGGCCGCTCATGCGCGCCTGCTGGTAGCCGAGGGCGCGAAAGTCGTGATCACCGATATTCTTGACAATGAAGGAGCGACTTTCGCGGCCGAACTTGGCCCATCCGCGATCTATGTGCGTCAAGACGTCGCTCAGCCAGGGGAATGGTGCCAGGCGATTGCGGCTGCGGAGGGCAAGTTCGGCGCGGTGCACGGCCTCGTCAACAATGCAGGCATAGCGAGTATGGCTCCCATCGAGCGGTTCCCGCTCGAGCAGTGGGAGAAGACCCTGGCTGTCAATCTCACCGGTGTATTCTTGGGAATGCAGACTGCCCTACCTGCGATGCGCCGCGCGGGCGGAGGCTCGATCGTCAACATCTCGTCGGTCGAGGGGATGAGGGGTAGTCCTGGGCTTCACGCCTATGTTGCTTCCAAGTTCGGCGTGCGGGGCATAACGAAGTCCGCTGCCTTGGAGGCCGCCGCGTCCGGCGTTCGCATAAACTCTATCCATCCGGGCTTCATCAACACTCGGATGACAGAGAACATCGATCTTTCCAGTTTTCCAATTCCGCTCGCGCGGCCAGCCGAGCCGCAGGAAGTGTCACAGGCAGTCTTGTTCCTGCTTAGCGACGAGTCCTCTTATCTTACCGGCTCCGAAATCGTCGTCGATGGCGGTCTGACGATCGGCGTCCCGCAGAAGGGTCAGGCGGTCGAAAACATCTTCTGA
- a CDS encoding acetoacetate decarboxylase family protein yields the protein MNSSISNRANCSEIKEDAMPDVKGIPLDAPLYHGGKNRGGAFLGCQAINLMFSVGHEANCLLPKELAPAANPAIAIVGVASYRSSTVGPYLECYSGIQVRDPDGETGYYIPYIYVTVNDAALASGREVLGAPKKLAHIRLIREGGLIQGTLERPKGKRLLTLTAQPDERMSSDSRQMYSARTNFYSVRQLPPIIESGKGEVTQLVKWCTDRTLRRDERGEEVLFTGPTSLTYDSPSIIDPVHNLTVGQALLGTYEEYDARLEAIDILSEESNPVNDDRRA from the coding sequence ATGAATAGCTCAATCTCCAACCGCGCGAATTGTTCTGAGATCAAGGAGGATGCGATGCCCGACGTCAAAGGCATTCCGCTTGATGCGCCTCTTTACCATGGGGGCAAAAATCGTGGCGGTGCGTTTCTCGGCTGCCAAGCCATAAACCTTATGTTCAGCGTGGGGCACGAGGCGAATTGTTTATTGCCGAAGGAACTAGCACCTGCAGCAAACCCTGCAATCGCCATTGTGGGGGTCGCGAGCTATCGCTCAAGCACTGTCGGGCCATACTTGGAGTGCTATTCAGGAATTCAAGTTCGTGATCCCGACGGCGAGACTGGCTACTACATCCCTTACATTTACGTGACGGTAAATGATGCAGCTCTCGCCTCGGGACGAGAGGTTCTTGGTGCTCCAAAAAAGCTGGCGCACATTAGACTGATCAGAGAAGGCGGTCTAATTCAGGGTACGCTCGAGCGTCCGAAAGGCAAGCGCCTGCTGACCCTTACCGCTCAACCAGACGAGCGCATGAGCTCGGATTCGCGGCAGATGTATTCTGCGCGGACGAATTTCTACTCGGTTCGGCAGCTGCCGCCCATCATTGAGTCCGGGAAGGGAGAGGTCACGCAACTCGTCAAATGGTGTACGGACCGAACGTTGCGACGCGACGAGCGTGGCGAAGAAGTTCTATTTACTGGACCAACCTCCCTAACTTACGACTCCCCCTCGATTATCGATCCCGTGCACAACTTGACAGTTGGCCAAGCCCTGCTCGGCACATACGAGGAGTATGACGCAAGGCTCGAGGCCATTGATATCCTTTCGGAGGAATCAAACCCGGTAAACGATGATCGACGAGCTTGA
- a CDS encoding recombinase family protein, producing the protein MGNTLVVHAKRLPQSQKARRAAQYVRMSTDYQQYSIENQAVVIATYAELHKLTIVHTYRDEGESGLRIENRGGLTELVEDVQSGRADFAHLLVFDVSRWGRFQDVDESAHYEFICRRAGVEVAYCAEQFDNDGSLLASIMKNIKRVMAAEFSRELSAKVFAGSVRLTHRGFKMGGPTAYAFQRRLVDDQCRPKGILTIGQRKSLLTDHVKLIPGAPDQVEIVNWILHEYLRHKSQATIARELNQRGILNSQGRPWLGKAVGDLLRNEAYIGVLTYNRKSRKLGAKVTRNPRELWIRKENAIEPIVHRDAFRRAQKIMGEGRVSIPEEEMLLRLRKVLMKKGKLSKTIINSSPGLPSMSSYVLHFGALRNIYRLIGYNGNQEWFDKYASHQRWAALQLSNAARLRDAFERLGRSATLNASTECLRIDNVVNVVFRVARCRNYENRPLRWTLQYRVRWPKGWVVAVRLDEKNEAIFDYVLMPSAWLTFSRRMFWFSKEVYKGRTINRFDTFEALSRFLIECVGKEKPS; encoded by the coding sequence ATGGGGAACACCCTTGTTGTACACGCGAAACGTCTGCCTCAGTCGCAGAAAGCGCGACGGGCGGCGCAGTATGTCCGCATGTCGACGGATTACCAGCAATACTCGATTGAGAATCAGGCAGTGGTCATCGCGACCTACGCCGAACTTCACAAGCTAACCATCGTCCACACCTATCGTGACGAGGGAGAAAGCGGCCTCAGAATCGAAAACCGGGGGGGCCTTACCGAACTGGTTGAAGACGTGCAATCGGGACGCGCTGACTTCGCTCATCTGCTTGTCTTCGACGTGAGCCGATGGGGACGCTTTCAGGACGTTGACGAGAGCGCGCACTACGAGTTCATCTGCCGCAGGGCGGGCGTCGAGGTTGCTTATTGCGCGGAGCAATTCGACAATGACGGAAGCCTTCTCGCCAGCATCATGAAGAATATTAAGAGAGTGATGGCGGCTGAGTTCAGTCGGGAACTCTCCGCCAAAGTTTTCGCAGGGTCAGTCCGGCTGACGCATCGCGGCTTCAAAATGGGCGGCCCTACGGCTTACGCGTTCCAACGACGTCTCGTCGACGATCAATGCAGACCGAAGGGCATTTTAACGATCGGCCAGCGCAAATCTTTGCTTACCGACCATGTCAAGCTCATCCCCGGTGCGCCCGATCAAGTCGAGATCGTGAATTGGATTCTCCACGAATATCTCCGTCACAAATCGCAGGCCACCATTGCCCGAGAGCTCAACCAGCGAGGGATCTTGAATAGCCAGGGAAGACCGTGGCTTGGAAAGGCTGTCGGTGACCTCCTCCGGAACGAAGCTTATATCGGCGTTCTGACCTACAATCGCAAAAGCAGAAAACTTGGCGCCAAGGTGACGCGCAACCCAAGGGAGCTCTGGATCAGAAAAGAGAATGCCATCGAACCTATCGTCCATCGCGACGCATTCCGGCGCGCGCAAAAGATTATGGGTGAGGGGCGCGTCAGCATTCCCGAAGAGGAAATGTTGCTTCGGCTCCGTAAGGTCCTGATGAAGAAAGGCAAGCTTAGTAAGACGATTATCAATTCAAGTCCGGGACTGCCGTCCATGTCATCGTATGTTTTGCACTTCGGCGCGCTGCGGAACATCTACCGTCTTATTGGGTACAACGGCAATCAAGAATGGTTTGACAAATACGCGTCGCACCAACGGTGGGCCGCCCTTCAGCTTAGCAATGCTGCTCGCCTTCGAGACGCCTTCGAGAGACTTGGTCGCAGTGCCACCCTCAATGCTTCGACTGAATGTCTTCGAATCGACAATGTCGTGAATGTCGTCTTTCGGGTCGCGAGATGCCGCAACTATGAAAACCGGCCCTTGCGCTGGACGCTGCAATACCGCGTGAGGTGGCCGAAGGGATGGGTTGTCGCGGTTCGGCTGGACGAGAAGAACGAAGCGATCTTCGACTATGTCTTGATGCCCTCGGCGTGGCTCACCTTCAGTCGTCGCATGTTCTGGTTCTCAAAGGAAGTCTATAAGGGCCGCACCATAAACCGATTTGACACGTTCGAAGCGCTGTCACGCTTCCTCATCGAATGCGTCGGCAAGGAAAAGCCTTCGTGA
- a CDS encoding recombinase family protein: MNKKGVPGPRGGAWNASTIDGSRKRLNGILQYAGRIIWNRQRFIKVPETGKRISRENPREQWMTAEANDLHAHEGNWFL; this comes from the coding sequence TTGAACAAGAAAGGCGTACCCGGGCCACGTGGCGGCGCCTGGAACGCCTCGACCATTGACGGTAGCCGCAAGCGCTTGAACGGCATCCTTCAGTACGCCGGGCGGATCATCTGGAACCGCCAAAGGTTCATAAAGGTCCCGGAGACCGGCAAGCGCATCAGCCGCGAAAACCCGCGCGAGCAGTGGATGACTGCTGAGGCAAACGATCTGCACGCGCATGAAGGAAACTGGTTTCTGTGA
- a CDS encoding polysaccharide deacetylase family protein, giving the protein MADYEVVLTFDDGPRPPNTDKVLAALAQECARATFFLVGRSSAEFPELVRRMAAQGHTVAHHSCRST; this is encoded by the coding sequence ATGGCGGACTATGAAGTCGTCCTCACCTTCGATGACGGACCGCGGCCGCCGAACACGGATAAGGTGTTGGCTGCGCTCGCACAGGAATGCGCGCGAGCCACGTTCTTTCTGGTGGGCCGATCCTCGGCGGAATTTCCCGAGCTCGTGCGGCGTATGGCCGCCCAGGGCCACACCGTAGCGCACCACAGCTGCCGATCGACGTGA